In Bernardetia sp., the genomic window AAAGGATTATTATTGTTGTTAGCAACAGTAATATCAACTAAGTTAGCTCTTCCTGTAGCAGTAGTTCCAGAAGCCGGATCAGATATAGTAACTGTAGGTGCTTCATAGTAATACCCACGATCAGTAACATCAATAGAAGTAACTGCATCACCACCTGTAAGAGAAGCAGTAGCAGTAGCTTCAGTTTGTACTAAATCAAAATCAACAACACCTCTTGAAGCAAGGTTTGAGATTCCAGTTGTACCGATAGGAGTAGGAGTTTGGTTACCACCCATCATAGTGTTTTGCGTATAAAGGAAACGCTTAGTACCTACAGTACCGAAATCACCATCATTATCATCGAAGTAATATGTACGGTCAGCAGCGAAGTCGTCAAACTTCATTGTGATAGGAAGACCAGAACCAGTAGCACCAATCATAATGCTGTACTCACCACCTTCTGGAGCAGTACCGTTACCTAATGCAGCAGTAACAGTAGTACCTGTAGTAGAAGCTGCCTCTTCGTAAGCAAATCTTTGGATGTAACCAGACATAGTAGTATTGCCACCAATGTTTACACCTTCTTCATTTGCTTGATCGATATACTTAGCTTTAAACGCTGGGTTAGCTACATCGATGAAAGCACGAACTTTAGTACCATCAGGAACTGCTTCTTCTTGGTTGTTACCAAAAGTAATGTCAAGTTCTGCAAAAGCTAAACCTGATACAGTTGCCATGTTGCTTTCAGAATCTGCACCTGGGTTGTTAGGATCATCAAATACAGGAACAACGTTACCCACGTAAGCTACTGCACCGTTAGGTACGCCACCGTCTGGAGTAAGGTTAGCTGTATAGTTTAAATCTGTATGGTTAGGAGCATCAATGTTTACAGTAACTTCGCCACTGTAAAGTTCAAAAGAAGCGATACCGTTTACTGTTTCTACTTGCTGCGTGAAAGCAGAAGAAGTAGCACCAGAACCATTTGTAAATTGAGTTACTGTAACAGTAGCTCCGTCAAGACCTTCAGCCTCTTCGAAACGTCCAGAAGAGAATACAGAAGAACCACCAGGTACAACGTTTACAGTATAGAATACTTTACCACCAGCATTAAGGCGAGTAAGAGAGTCTAATTTACGACGCTCCCAAGCTGCCATGTTAGCACGAGCATCTTGATCTATTAGAGCTTGTTGCTCACGAGTATACTGCTCTTGAAGCTGTTGTTGTTGTAAAGCAAATGCATCTGCTTCTGTGAACTCATCACGCTCACAAGAAGAGAAAGTAACCAATGCTAATAATACAGCAAGGTACTTAAATGAATAAATAAAAAGATTTTTGTTCATGGAACAATAGAGTTTAGTGTAATTGAATTATCAATTTTTTGCGCACTTAGTAGTTTACACTTGTGGATGCAAAGGTAATTATTAGTTTGAGACTTACAAAATGTTTTTTGAAATTATTTTATCTATCCTATTGAGAATAAATATTAAACTCAATTTCATTTAATAAACATTCTATTTGGTTTCTATTCTAAAGTAGTACCTTTGCAACAAAAGCAAACCATTCGTATATCTTTAAGACCCAACAAGGGTTAAAAAAGGTTGCATACAGCTCAAAAAAAAATTAAAATTTTTACTATTTTTTTTCAAAGATTAAATTTTATGTTGCTTAATCACTCAAAAAAACAAAATAAACACCTGACTATCAACACCTTAGAAAAAGTTTTTTTTAAACTACTTCTCCTATTTTTTTTAGGAAATTTAATAAGTGTATTTTCTAGTTCTACTGTTTTCGGACAATCTGATACTACTGCTATTGAAGATTCTTCCCTAGACGTTCGTTTAGATTCAACATTGTCGCCCAAGAAAATAAAATCTAAAGTTAGTATTGGTCTGCGAGGTGGCATTACTCGTGGAATGTTTGAAATTGCTAACCCAGAGGAAGCTGATGAGAATGCTGCTGCCACAGGTTCGATGGCTATGCTTTTTATAAATTATCGCATTAAGCCTAGTTTTAGTATTCAATCAGAGATTACCAGTGGACGTTATAGAAGTAATAATACGTTGTATAGAACAGCACTTAGGCAAGGACGTGTAGATTATACCTTATCTACTATTGACTTAAATCTGATAGGAGTATATTCTTACCCTATTAAAAATTGGCTTTCTATTTCAGCAGAGGCAGGTTTTTCAGTATCTTATCTTCATAATGCTTTCGGAAAAGTGATAGCTCCTAACAGTTTGGGAGTAGGTAGTTATGATGTAAATTCAGATAATCAGTTTGAAAAACTAAATTATGGAGCAATAGTAGGTATTAGCCCTAGTGTAAAACTTAAAGGAAATGTATTGTTACAAGCCTCTATTAGATACAGACACGGACTTAATAATATTAATACATTTGATTATAAGCTCAACAGATATTTAGCAGATGAGGAGCGTACTATCCAAACAAGAGATGTAACTTTACAAATTGGTTTTCTTTTCCTAATTTATCGAAATGTTAAAAGGAAAATAATTGAAGAGTAGATTAAATTATATCTAAATTTATCACTCAATCTTGTAATTTTCATTTAAAAAGTTTAACAAATCAATTATTCATTTAATATAGCTAAATAGAACACTTTTTTCTAATTTGGCTTACCAAACTATTAGTTTCTATTTCAAATTACTGAAAACTGATTTATGAAAAAAATACAATTTGTTGTCATGTTGAAAAAAAGAGTTGTCCTTAAAACTATTTTTCTAAGTAGTTGTCTGTTTTTTTTAATGGCTACTTTAAAAGCACAATCTACAACAACTCAAAAATGGTCGCTTGATTCTTGCATTTCTTATGCTCTTCGAAAAAATGTACAGTTAAAAATAAACGAACTTGGCATTCAAAATTCGGAGTTAGCCTTAGAACAATCTAAAAATGATAGATTACCAAATGCCAATGCGTCTATTTCACATAATTACAACTGGGGACGTTCGCTTGACCCTTTTCAAAACACTTTTGTTAATCAGCGTATCCAGACGAATAACTTATCTTTAAACTCTTCAACTACTTTATACAACGGTTCTCGTTTGAAAAATACTATCAAACAAAATGAATTACAGATTCAAGCAGATAGATTTAATTATGGACAAGCACAAAACGATTTGATGCTCAACATTGCTAGCAATTATCTGCAAGTAATTTTGAATCAAGAAATCACAGAAAATGCTCGTCGCCAGAAAGTGAGTACAAAAGCACAGTATGACAGAACAGAGCAGCTCGTAGAAGCAGGAGTTCTGCCAAGAGCAAATTTATATGACTTAGAAGCACAGCTTGCAGCTGACCAACAGCAAATTATTTTGGCAGAAAACAATCTTATGCTTGCCAAATTGCAACTTCGCCAACTGATGCAACTTCCTCCTACTGAAGAATTTGAAATCGTTACGCCAGAAGTAGGTGACCCTTCAGCTATCTTAGATGGAAAAAACCCATATCAAATCTATCAGCTTGCCCAAACAACTCAACCTAACATCAAAGGAGCAGATGTAAGTATAGAAGCAGCTCAAAAAGGCGTAGATATTGCAGAAGCTGGCAGAATTCCGACACTTTCCCTAATAGCAGGTGCAGGAGCAAACTACACAAGTAACCAAAGGGACGGATTTGACTTTACTCAACCTACATTAGCAGGAGTAGATACAATTGGATATATTCAAAATGGCACTAGTATTCCTAGTGATTATGTAGTAACTCCAGATTTTGAATTTCCAAAGGAGACTTTTGGTTTTTTCGATCAACTGAATGAATCTTTTAGATATAACATAGGCTTGAACCTTCAAATTCCTATTTTTAATCGTTTTCAAGTAGATAATACTATTCAGAGGGCAGAAATTCAGACACAAAATGCCAAGCTCAATGCAGAATTGGTTCGTACACAACTTTATCAAACCATTGAGCAAGCCTATATTTCAGCTCGTGCAGCAAAGGCTTCTTTTGAAGCAAGCCAGCAACGAGTAAAAGCTCTTGAAGAAACCGTAAGGGTAATGGAAAAAAGATTGGAAGCAGGAGCAGCTAACAGTACAGAATATACTGTGGTAAAGAACAACCTTGCCGTAGCACAAGCAGATTTACTTAGAGCAAAATATGAATTCATATTTAGAATAAAAGTCTTGGAATTTTATGAAGGAAAAGAGTTGAAATTTTAAGAATGATTGATAAATAACTCAATTCAAAACCATTTTGAGTGTAAAACCGTTTGTTTTATAGTTCATATTAAATTATGTTGATATATTGATTAGAACAGGGAAAGAAATTCTATCAAAAACCTTTACATTACTAATTATAAAAATAAATCAGAATTATGTCAGAAGTACATACAACAAAGTGTCTTATTATCGGTTCAGGACCAGCAGGTTATACAGCAGCTATTTATGCTGCACGTGCAGGACTAAAACCAATCTTATATAAAGGACAACAACCAGGTGGGCAACTTACCATTACTAATGATGTAGAAAACTTCCCTGGCTATGCAGATGGAGTGATGGGTCCTCAAATGATGCAAGACCTAGACAAACAGGCTGGACGTTTCGGAACAGACTTGCGTTATGGTGTTATTGAAAAGGTAGAATTTAACAAAGAGGGAGGAACGCACATTGCTTACGACGACTCTGGGATAAAAATAGAAGCTGAAACAGTTATCATTTCTACGGGTGCTGCTGCAAAGTGGCTTGGTTTGCCTTCTGAAGCAGAGTATAATGGAAAAGGAGTTTCTGCTTGTGCTGTTTGTGATGGTTTTTTCTTTAGAGGACAAGAGGTTGCTATTGTTGGTGGTGGTGATACAGCTTGTGAAGAAGCTAGTTATTTGGCAAAACTTTGTAAGAAAGTATATATGATTGTGCGTCGTGATGAGCTTCGTGCTTCCAAAATTATGCAACAACGTGTCATGACAAAAGACAACATCGAAATTCTTTGGAATACAGAAACACAACAAATTTTGGGAGATAGTGAGAATGTAACTTCTGTTCGTCTGCTAAACAATCAGACTAACGAAACACAAGACCTTCCAGTACAGGGATTCTTTGTCGCTATCGGACATAAGCCAAATACAGATATTTTCAAAGGACAACTAGATATGGATGAGAGTAATTATTTGGTTACACAAAATGATAGTACCCTTACAAATATTCCTGGTGTATTTGCTTCTGGAGATGCACAAGATAAAATCTATCGCCAAGCTGTAACGGCAGCAGGAACAGGCTGTATGGCTGCTCTTGATGCCGAACGTTATTTGGTAGAGAAAGAAGCTATGGTAAATGCTTAAGTACAATTATAAATGATTAGTTGTTAATGATGAATGAAAATACAATTAGCTTTAATCATCAACTTATTCTCACACTCTAAAGAGTGCGTTACATTTATTTAGAATAGACTTCGAAGGTGGCTCTGATAGGGCTACCTTTTTTTGTTTTACCTACAATACTGCCTCTTGTATAACCTTTCTCTTCATCAAAAACATCAATTTGTAATGTTCCTTCTGCTAGAGAGCCTTCAATATTGGCAAGCCCATTATTGTAGTAAAGTGTAACTGTTGCCGAACGTTTTGGACTAGACATAATTGGAAAACTTCCTTTTTTTCCTCCAATAGCAGTAATAACCAAATTGGTATTTGTATTTTGATAGTTGGCTACCATAATACTAACTGTTTTTAGATTTTCATCATAATCAATTACATTTTCACTTCGCAGGGTTTCAAAAATATAATCTTGTTCTGCAAAATCTTCATCTTCAATCTGTACATTGATGATTCCTCCCTGCATTTCTTCTGAAAGGTCTTTATAATCTATATTCTTAACTTCTTCTTTAGAAAGTTTATTAGGCGTAGTCAAGAGTTCGTTTGTTGTTGTTTCTGTATCTTCTGTAACTACAAAAGTCTCTTTATTTTCTTTTTCTACATTCGTAGAAGTACAGGCAGAAAAAAAAGTAAGTATAGAAAAAATTGAAATATAAATAGTAGATTTCATAAAGTTTGTATAGTAAAGGTTATCAAAGTTTTTTAGTAAGTCTGACTCTTAGCAGTTTAGTAAAAATCATGTCTATTTCTTCAAAGGGTTTGCCAACCCTATGAAGAAATGAACTTTACAAAATTAACCGTGATAAGGTTTAGTATCAAAAATAATTAGTAAAAGTTGTTGTTGAATAGTCTATAATTTTCCTACGAAAAATTATGGTAGCAGAGAAGTGATTAGTCCACTACGAATAGTACGCCAAACAAAGCGCAACAAACTATCATTGTATTCTCTATGATAATCAATTTTGCCTTCTTTAGCTTCTACATTATCCTTAATAGCTGAATTGAGAAGTGAACTTAAAAACTTGCGCTTCTTATTTGAATCTTTTTTTAGCCAAGAAACTTGTAAATCTTCATAAGTAATATAAAACGTTCCCTTTGCCAATCCGTCATTTATTTCAGCTTCAAATCTTGCTTGTTGAATTACTCCTTTATTAGCTTCAAAACGAGTAAGTGGAGAAATCATTTTGTTCAGACTTGGAATAGCGATTTGTGAACAACTTCCCTTCAGTTTTCCCTCAAAGGTATCTGAATTAAGAGGCGTTTCCATCGCAACATCAATTCTGCTTTCTTTCATAAAATACATATCTGCTTTTATCGTAGTAGGCTTAGACTCTTTAAAATTATGAAAGCTTAAAGCCATCATATTGAGACTATCAAAGGTAAGACTTCCAATTCCGTCCAAACCTTCAGCACGTTCAGAATAAACAATATTTCCCTTTTCTATCTGTAATGTATCAATAGCTAAACCAACTCCCCATTCGTACGGCATTTTTTTAGCTGCTGGCTCTGGATGACGGTTTCTATCTTTGAGAATAGAAATATCAGGTTCGTGAACCAAAATTTTATCTACTTTGATGATATTTCGCTGTAAAGCCTGCCAGTCTAAATGATGTGCTTCTAATCTTTCAGCTTTTATCTCTCGTTTTTCGTCTAAATCTTGTGAGAGTTCTACATTTTTTACCTTAACAATTTCATTTTTATAGTTGGTTTCTTCAATTATAAAATTTGTTCCATTTTGATGTGCCAATGCATAATTATTGATGAGCAAATTGGCATCAGAAAAGCGCAAAACATCGACATGTGATGTATCAAAACTGACAAGATTTAGATTTCCTTCTAATTTATCTACTGTTTGGCTAAAACTTGAAGTTGTATGGTTCAAGTTTTCAAAAGCAACTCGTATTTTTTCAGCACTAAAACGAAACGTCGGAGGTTTGAGCCATCTTGCATCCTTTATTTCTAAATCCAACTTCTTTAATTTTATAGTTGCATTAGAGTTGTACTGATAATTTCCTGTTAGATTTATAATTTCTAAACTTCCAACTGACAAAGGTGCAACCACAAAATTTGCTACTGTATCAGCAGCACGAGAAATACCCTGTACAGAGTCAGCAATATATTTTATATCAATGAACGGATTTTGGAGCAACACTTTATCAGCATGCCACTCTCCATCTGAAAGATATTTCCAAATACTTGCTCCTTTGAGTGTAATTTTTTCTACATCAACAGTAGCTTGAGGTTTCGTTTTTTGGACAGCAAGCAAACTATCTGTTCGAATTTTTATTTTTTCTATGGATACTTTGGTAGGCAAAAGACTAATACGAACTTCACTAATATCTATTTGATAGGGAGATTCTTTATTTTCATTGATTGTAGTAAGAATTTGTTCTTTCAGATAATTATCTAAATAATTAACAGCTACAAAACCACCAATAACAAACACTAGCAGAATGCTTCCAATGATGATAAGGACTTTTTTGGATAGGAATTTTTTCATAAGATAAGAGGTTAAAAAATGTATAGCTATCAACTTCAAATCAGAAACAAAGTTTTTTAACTCACAAAAAAAACACTCTTTTTTGATGGAAAAAGAGTGTTTCAATATAAATAAAAAAAATTATATCCTTACTTATTTTTCTACTACAATTCTACGACT contains:
- a CDS encoding porin family protein; protein product: MLLNHSKKQNKHLTINTLEKVFFKLLLLFFLGNLISVFSSSTVFGQSDTTAIEDSSLDVRLDSTLSPKKIKSKVSIGLRGGITRGMFEIANPEEADENAAATGSMAMLFINYRIKPSFSIQSEITSGRYRSNNTLYRTALRQGRVDYTLSTIDLNLIGVYSYPIKNWLSISAEAGFSVSYLHNAFGKVIAPNSLGVGSYDVNSDNQFEKLNYGAIVGISPSVKLKGNVLLQASIRYRHGLNNINTFDYKLNRYLADEERTIQTRDVTLQIGFLFLIYRNVKRKIIEE
- a CDS encoding TolC family protein encodes the protein MATLKAQSTTTQKWSLDSCISYALRKNVQLKINELGIQNSELALEQSKNDRLPNANASISHNYNWGRSLDPFQNTFVNQRIQTNNLSLNSSTTLYNGSRLKNTIKQNELQIQADRFNYGQAQNDLMLNIASNYLQVILNQEITENARRQKVSTKAQYDRTEQLVEAGVLPRANLYDLEAQLAADQQQIILAENNLMLAKLQLRQLMQLPPTEEFEIVTPEVGDPSAILDGKNPYQIYQLAQTTQPNIKGADVSIEAAQKGVDIAEAGRIPTLSLIAGAGANYTSNQRDGFDFTQPTLAGVDTIGYIQNGTSIPSDYVVTPDFEFPKETFGFFDQLNESFRYNIGLNLQIPIFNRFQVDNTIQRAEIQTQNAKLNAELVRTQLYQTIEQAYISARAAKASFEASQQRVKALEETVRVMEKRLEAGAANSTEYTVVKNNLAVAQADLLRAKYEFIFRIKVLEFYEGKELKF
- the trxB gene encoding thioredoxin-disulfide reductase, producing the protein MSEVHTTKCLIIGSGPAGYTAAIYAARAGLKPILYKGQQPGGQLTITNDVENFPGYADGVMGPQMMQDLDKQAGRFGTDLRYGVIEKVEFNKEGGTHIAYDDSGIKIEAETVIISTGAAAKWLGLPSEAEYNGKGVSACAVCDGFFFRGQEVAIVGGGDTACEEASYLAKLCKKVYMIVRRDELRASKIMQQRVMTKDNIEILWNTETQQILGDSENVTSVRLLNNQTNETQDLPVQGFFVAIGHKPNTDIFKGQLDMDESNYLVTQNDSTLTNIPGVFASGDAQDKIYRQAVTAAGTGCMAALDAERYLVEKEAMVNA